The genome window TGCGCTGCCGGTCAACCAGCCGCGCATTTCCATGGCTTTGACCACGCGATCGATCGCAACCATGTAGGCCGCATCGCGCATGTAGACTTTCTCCGAGGCGCTGCGCTCGAGCACGCCGTGGAAGGCGGAGGTCATCTTCTGGTCAAGTTTTTCCAGCACTTCCTGCTTGGACCAGTAGAAGTTCATGTCGTTCTGCACCTGTTCGAAGTAGGATGTGGTCACACCGCCGGCATTGCACAGGAAGTCGGGGATGTTGAAGACCTTATTCTTCTTGAAGAATTCGTCCGCTTCGGGGGTGGTGGGACCGTTCGCGCCTTCGGCGACGATCTTCACGTTCTTGGAAATCTTCTTGACCGTGTCGACATTGATCTGGCCTTCGAGCGCGGCGGGGATCAACACATCGGCTTCGAACTCGATCCATTTGTCGCCGTCGCTGACTTCGTAGCCGGAGTCCATGGCTTTCTTCTTATCGATGGTTCCGTATTGATCCACGATGGAAAGCAGGAAACGCGGGTCGATACCGCCCTTCTTGCTGTAGGTGTAGGCTTTCTTGTCGTGGCGGTCATAGCAGGAGACACAGGCAATGCTGCCGCCGAGCATCTCGACAAAGCCGATGGCTGCGTATTGCGAAACATTTCCAAAGCCCTGCAACGCGGCAACGGATTTCTTCGAGTCCATGCCGAGGTGCTTCATCGCTTCGCGCACGGTGTAAATGACGCCATAGCCTGTGGCTTCGGTGCGGCCAAGCGAGCCGCCGCCGCCGACAGGTTTGCCGGTGAACACACCCGGCGTAAATTGACCGACAAGGCGGGAATATTCGTCCATCATCCAGCCCATCATCTGCGGGGTGGTACCGACATCCGGAGCAGGAACATCATTGCGCGGACCGATGTTCTTCCACATGGCGCGCACCCAGCCGCGGCACAATTCTTC of Anaerolineales bacterium contains these proteins:
- a CDS encoding Glu/Leu/Phe/Val dehydrogenase, which produces MSGQINAFEMAQEQFDAVAKQLKLDSGVAEVLRWPMREYSFRIPVRMDDGSLKVFQGFRVQHNDARGPNKGGIRFHPAETMDTVRALATWMTWKCAVADIPLGGGKGGIIVDPSTLSVVEKEELCRGWVRAMWKNIGPRNDVPAPDVGTTPQMMGWMMDEYSRLVGQFTPGVFTGKPVGGGGSLGRTEATGYGVIYTVREAMKHLGMDSKKSVAALQGFGNVSQYAAIGFVEMLGGSIACVSCYDRHDKKAYTYSKKGGIDPRFLLSIVDQYGTIDKKKAMDSGYEVSDGDKWIEFEADVLIPAALEGQINVDTVKKISKNVKIVAEGANGPTTPEADEFFKKNKVFNIPDFLCNAGGVTTSYFEQVQNDMNFYWSKQEVLEKLDQKMTSAFHGVLERSASEKVYMRDAAYMVAIDRVVKAMEMRGWLTGSA